One Salinimonas marina DNA segment encodes these proteins:
- a CDS encoding cation-translocating P-type ATPase: MQEYQSWHNQTSDEALCALESTLEGLSADEVMLRLQTFGPNKLPGPAQRSQLLRFLSHFNNILIYVLIGAASITALLGHMVDTFVIVAVVIINAIIGYYQEGKAEKAMQAIRQMLALLASVKRDGKHQVIAGEELVPGDIVYLEAGDKLPADLRLLKSHSLRIQESILTGESVAVEKQTTAVPMDAPLGDRFCIGFSGTTVTSGQGMGVVIATGAKTEIGRIGGLLYAVQTLETPLVSQLGVFARWLTLFILAISVLMLLFGYFVLHHDFTSLFMAVVGIAVAAIPEGLPAVLTITLAVGVKLMAQRSAIVRRLPAIETLGSVSVICTDKTGTLTRNEMTVDTIVTSSEHFTVKGVGYAPCGDIEIEDSVINGQDYPSLKELGRAAALCNDAELIRKNELWSGDGDPMEIALLALASKIGIDRNKIRNQWTRTDIVPFDSKHKYMATLEHHQGQRALIYLKGAPETILSMCLKQRACGDEVERLNTKYWEEKANTIASRGRRVLAFAIKTVEFQHTVLNHEDMQDSLIFLGLTGLIDPPREEARKSIEKCHRASIDVKMITGDHAITASAIGKQLGFRNSDRVLTGQELDNIEDAQLKSIVGETGIFARTNPEQKLRLVMALQANNMTVAMTGDGVNDAPALKRADVGVAMGKTGSEAAKEASDIVLVDDNFATIVAAVREGRTVYDNIKKVISWTLPTNAGEALTIVLALLLGLNLPITPIQILWINMITAVTLGIALAFEPTEENTMQRPPRLHDESLLAGGLLWHILLVAGLFLVGVFSMYEYAIFRGYSEALARTIAMNTLVVLEIFHLFFIRNMYGTSLTRKAVLGTRVVWAAVIVVTLGQFAITYLPWLQTVFETQAINLFDGVLIITVGVIMFFIIEIEKQIRLRVWNNSF, translated from the coding sequence ATGCAAGAATATCAAAGCTGGCATAACCAAACATCTGATGAAGCGCTATGTGCTCTCGAGTCGACACTTGAAGGTTTAAGTGCAGATGAAGTAATGTTGCGTTTACAAACCTTCGGACCAAACAAACTTCCCGGACCTGCTCAGCGAAGTCAACTACTGCGCTTCTTATCCCATTTCAACAATATCCTGATATACGTCCTTATTGGTGCGGCTAGTATTACAGCGCTACTCGGTCACATGGTCGATACCTTTGTTATTGTTGCTGTAGTAATTATAAACGCAATCATCGGCTATTATCAGGAAGGTAAGGCTGAAAAAGCGATGCAAGCGATTCGTCAGATGCTCGCGTTGCTTGCTTCGGTGAAACGCGATGGTAAACATCAAGTCATAGCGGGAGAGGAGCTGGTGCCCGGTGATATTGTGTACCTGGAAGCTGGTGACAAGTTACCCGCTGATTTACGGCTTTTAAAATCCCATAGTTTACGAATTCAAGAGTCCATACTGACAGGAGAGTCGGTAGCTGTTGAAAAACAGACCACAGCTGTGCCGATGGATGCGCCGCTTGGCGATCGGTTTTGTATCGGATTCAGTGGCACTACGGTCACTAGTGGGCAAGGTATGGGCGTCGTTATCGCGACGGGAGCAAAAACTGAAATCGGTCGAATCGGTGGGTTACTCTACGCAGTTCAAACGCTGGAAACACCTTTAGTATCGCAATTGGGGGTTTTTGCACGGTGGCTTACTTTGTTCATCCTCGCCATTTCAGTACTCATGCTTCTTTTCGGTTATTTCGTTTTACATCACGATTTTACCAGTCTGTTTATGGCTGTTGTTGGCATCGCCGTAGCCGCCATTCCCGAAGGGTTACCTGCGGTGTTAACCATCACGCTAGCAGTAGGCGTCAAACTGATGGCACAAAGGAGTGCGATTGTTCGGCGACTTCCCGCAATTGAAACCCTGGGCTCAGTCTCGGTTATCTGCACCGACAAAACAGGGACTCTCACCCGCAATGAAATGACGGTGGATACCATAGTAACAAGTAGTGAGCACTTTACGGTTAAGGGAGTGGGTTATGCTCCATGCGGCGATATTGAAATAGAGGATTCTGTTATCAACGGACAGGATTATCCCTCATTAAAAGAATTAGGTAGGGCAGCTGCACTTTGCAATGATGCGGAACTGATTAGAAAAAACGAACTATGGTCCGGCGACGGCGATCCAATGGAAATAGCCTTACTTGCTCTTGCTTCAAAAATCGGAATTGATAGAAACAAGATTAGAAATCAATGGACACGTACTGATATTGTCCCGTTTGATAGTAAACACAAATATATGGCGACGCTTGAACATCATCAAGGACAGCGTGCGCTTATATACCTCAAGGGGGCGCCAGAGACGATACTGTCTATGTGCCTTAAACAACGAGCTTGTGGTGATGAAGTCGAACGGCTGAATACTAAGTATTGGGAAGAAAAAGCGAATACCATTGCTTCCAGAGGCCGGCGCGTTCTCGCTTTCGCGATAAAAACCGTGGAATTTCAACATACAGTACTTAACCATGAGGATATGCAAGACTCGTTGATATTTCTGGGCTTAACAGGTCTGATCGATCCTCCGCGCGAGGAGGCAAGGAAGTCTATTGAAAAATGCCATCGTGCAAGTATCGATGTGAAAATGATCACAGGTGATCATGCTATTACTGCCTCTGCTATTGGAAAACAACTGGGATTTCGAAACAGTGATAGAGTATTAACCGGTCAGGAATTAGATAATATAGAGGATGCGCAACTGAAGTCTATTGTCGGCGAAACCGGCATCTTTGCCCGGACTAATCCAGAACAAAAGTTACGCCTGGTCATGGCATTACAGGCGAATAATATGACCGTGGCCATGACCGGAGATGGCGTTAATGATGCGCCTGCACTTAAACGGGCTGATGTCGGAGTTGCAATGGGTAAAACGGGCAGCGAAGCGGCCAAAGAAGCATCTGATATCGTATTGGTGGATGATAACTTTGCTACAATCGTCGCAGCTGTAAGAGAAGGTCGTACCGTTTATGACAATATTAAAAAAGTAATCAGCTGGACACTACCGACCAATGCGGGCGAGGCATTGACTATCGTCCTGGCCTTGTTGCTGGGCTTGAATCTGCCGATTACCCCTATCCAAATCTTATGGATTAACATGATAACAGCGGTGACGCTGGGAATCGCGCTAGCCTTTGAGCCAACAGAAGAAAATACCATGCAAAGACCGCCTAGATTACACGATGAATCTTTGCTAGCAGGTGGGCTTTTGTGGCATATCTTACTTGTCGCTGGCCTTTTTCTTGTTGGCGTATTTAGTATGTATGAATACGCCATCTTTAGGGGGTATTCAGAAGCTTTGGCACGAACCATCGCCATGAACACATTAGTTGTGTTGGAAATATTTCATCTGTTTTTTATACGAAATATGTATGGGACCTCGTTAACTCGCAAGGCCGTGCTTGGCACCCGCGTCGTCTGGGCCGCAGTTATTGTGGTTACTTTAGGGCAGTTTGCGATTACTTATTTGCCATGGCTTCAAACTGTTTTTGAAACTCAGGCAATTAATTTATTTGATGGCGTCTTGATTATAACGGTCGGTGTAATTATGTTTTTTATCATAGAGATAGAAAAACAAATTCGACTTAGAGTATGGAATAATTCGTTTTAA
- a CDS encoding GNAT family N-acetyltransferase: MEFADTDRLRFDYITAHDADFLWELDQDEEVMRYLNGGHKSTRAEIDSVFLPRLAAYSNQALGWGLWKVIEKESDTAIGWILVRPFGFFTSHPDIDNIELGWRFKRAYWGKGYASEAARAIRDGLAFTGISKFSAIAAPKNAGSIAVMRKLGMSFSHTQFYEDNVYSEDVVVYTQEV, from the coding sequence ATGGAATTCGCTGATACCGACCGTTTAAGGTTTGACTATATTACCGCGCACGATGCCGATTTTTTATGGGAACTGGATCAGGACGAAGAGGTTATGCGCTACCTCAATGGTGGCCATAAAAGTACCCGCGCCGAGATAGACTCTGTATTTTTACCCCGACTGGCGGCCTATTCCAATCAGGCGTTAGGCTGGGGGCTGTGGAAAGTCATTGAAAAAGAATCAGATACCGCCATCGGCTGGATCCTGGTTCGTCCCTTTGGTTTTTTTACCTCTCATCCGGATATCGACAATATCGAACTGGGCTGGCGCTTTAAACGAGCCTACTGGGGCAAAGGATATGCCTCTGAAGCTGCCCGGGCCATTCGCGACGGCCTCGCGTTCACTGGCATCAGTAAGTTTTCTGCCATAGCGGCCCCCAAGAATGCCGGCTCAATTGCAGTTATGCGAAAACTGGGCATGTCTTTCAGCCATACTCAGTTTTACGAAGACAATGTTTATAGTGAAGATGTGGTGGTGTATACCCAGGAGGTATAG
- a CDS encoding DUF3820 family protein produces MDAAQVTAAVNAVMPFGKYAGRRLFHLPEPYLVWFKQQGFPAGKLGEQLALMYEIKLNGLEQVVAPLLKPD; encoded by the coding sequence ATGGATGCAGCGCAGGTTACCGCCGCGGTCAACGCGGTTATGCCCTTTGGCAAATACGCAGGAAGAAGATTATTCCATCTGCCCGAACCCTACCTGGTTTGGTTTAAGCAACAGGGTTTCCCGGCAGGTAAACTGGGAGAACAACTGGCCCTGATGTACGAAATAAAATTAAATGGGCTGGAACAGGTGGTCGCGCCGTTATTAAAACCTGACTAG
- a CDS encoding DUF3718 domain-containing protein has product METQICIAAVTDEKLALRKSVKRLPIASSMSRTEHFRMKIVANSLKCNGDYVANFASKYDASDTYQYLNRYSHSSKRLTPITSIRDITARVENEDDDKVIQILVASR; this is encoded by the coding sequence GTGGAAACCCAAATATGCATCGCCGCGGTAACTGACGAGAAGTTAGCCTTGCGGAAAAGCGTAAAGCGGTTGCCTATAGCTAGTTCAATGTCCAGAACCGAACACTTTCGTATGAAAATTGTGGCCAATTCATTGAAGTGCAATGGAGATTATGTAGCCAACTTCGCTAGTAAGTACGATGCGTCAGACACCTACCAGTATCTAAACAGATATAGTCACTCGTCCAAACGACTGACTCCAATAACTTCCATCAGAGACATTACTGCAAGGGTTGAGAATGAGGATGATGATAAAGTGATTCAAATATTGGTAGCGAGCCGTTAA
- a CDS encoding alkaline phosphatase: MNVFKLSIIALAIAGLSACSLEGDDGQDGADGTAGVDGAAGADGNNGLNSLTVQTDLPVGDVNCPNSGVRIDSGLDSDSNGSLADGEITSTSFVCERGVEAVGSSEILTSLNNEWFVAGQAEVQDNKRAWLDAPSGPSAASSNVRVTTANSKQELNAIVANLRGTAKNVILFVGDGMGVSTVTAARILDGQRKGLAGEENQLSFDAFPFSGLSKTYNVDAQTPDSAGTMTAMMSGIKTDVGVIGVDEDIERGECNTVAGNDLVTALELAEMAGKSTGIISTARITHATPAATYAKSADRNWEDISDMPEAAVTAGCTDIADQLVKFEANLEARFAGSDVDGIEVIMGGGRRHFLPKDAAFNSPDAASSTEGDRTDGRDLTAEWQNLYTNGVYVFDQSGFNGLATETTERVFALLNESHMQYEADRGNDIAGEPSIAEMTRTAIKVLDNNQEGFFLMVESGRIDHAHHAGNAYGALHDTIAFSEAVAAADELTNDEDTLIIVTADHGHVFTIAGYPKRGNPILGKVVNVGSDEAATAADGMPYTTLGYTNGLGYRNLGDETDSDAAYLTATDPGRKDINDVDTTTPGYHQEALVPLGSETHSGEDVGIYAKGPGAFLVSGTNEQSIIFHVMDFAGDFAAQAENAME, from the coding sequence ATGAATGTATTTAAGTTAAGCATAATTGCATTAGCCATTGCCGGGTTATCGGCCTGTTCTTTAGAAGGCGATGATGGCCAGGACGGCGCTGATGGCACCGCTGGTGTTGATGGCGCGGCGGGCGCAGACGGTAATAATGGTTTAAACAGCCTTACTGTACAGACCGACTTACCTGTGGGCGACGTCAACTGTCCAAACAGCGGTGTGCGCATAGACTCTGGTTTAGATAGCGACAGCAATGGCTCGCTGGCCGACGGGGAAATCACATCTACCAGCTTTGTGTGTGAACGGGGTGTCGAGGCTGTGGGTAGTAGTGAAATTCTGACCAGCTTAAACAACGAATGGTTTGTGGCTGGGCAGGCAGAAGTTCAGGACAATAAACGGGCCTGGCTTGATGCCCCATCTGGCCCCTCTGCTGCGTCGTCAAACGTGCGGGTGACGACAGCTAATTCTAAACAAGAGCTTAACGCCATAGTTGCAAACCTTCGCGGTACAGCGAAAAACGTTATTCTTTTTGTTGGCGATGGAATGGGCGTTTCAACAGTAACCGCCGCGCGTATTCTGGATGGCCAGAGGAAAGGCTTAGCGGGAGAAGAGAACCAGTTAAGCTTTGATGCTTTCCCATTCTCCGGTTTATCAAAAACCTATAACGTGGATGCACAAACCCCTGACTCAGCAGGCACAATGACCGCTATGATGAGTGGTATCAAAACCGATGTAGGTGTAATCGGGGTTGATGAAGATATTGAGCGCGGTGAATGCAACACAGTAGCGGGTAATGATCTTGTCACGGCGCTTGAGCTGGCAGAAATGGCGGGGAAATCTACGGGCATCATCTCAACCGCGCGCATCACCCATGCAACCCCTGCTGCTACTTATGCAAAATCAGCCGATCGTAACTGGGAAGATATCTCAGACATGCCTGAAGCAGCGGTAACAGCCGGCTGCACCGATATTGCTGATCAGCTGGTTAAATTTGAGGCCAATCTTGAGGCCAGGTTCGCAGGTTCAGATGTGGACGGTATCGAAGTGATAATGGGCGGCGGTCGTCGTCATTTTCTGCCCAAAGATGCCGCGTTTAATAGCCCGGATGCGGCCAGCAGCACAGAAGGCGACCGCACCGATGGCCGTGACCTGACCGCAGAATGGCAAAACCTGTACACCAATGGCGTATACGTGTTTGACCAATCAGGTTTTAACGGTTTAGCCACAGAAACCACTGAACGTGTATTTGCATTATTGAACGAATCCCATATGCAATATGAAGCCGACCGCGGCAACGATATTGCCGGTGAACCTTCAATAGCAGAAATGACACGCACTGCCATTAAGGTGCTCGATAACAACCAGGAAGGTTTCTTTCTGATGGTTGAGTCGGGTCGTATTGACCATGCCCACCACGCCGGAAACGCATATGGTGCTTTGCACGATACTATCGCATTTTCTGAAGCAGTTGCTGCCGCGGATGAGCTAACTAATGATGAAGACACGCTTATCATTGTTACCGCCGACCATGGCCACGTGTTTACGATTGCCGGCTACCCGAAACGCGGTAACCCAATTCTGGGAAAAGTCGTGAACGTAGGGTCTGACGAAGCAGCGACGGCAGCCGACGGCATGCCATACACTACGCTTGGTTATACCAATGGGCTTGGCTATAGAAACTTAGGTGATGAGACTGACTCAGATGCGGCTTACCTGACTGCAACAGATCCCGGACGTAAAGATATCAACGATGTAGACACCACGACCCCTGGCTATCATCAAGAAGCATTGGTGCCACTTGGTTCAGAAACACACTCAGGCGAAGATGTTGGCATTTATGCTAAAGGCCCCGGGGCATTCTTAGTAAGTGGCACGAATGAACAAAGCATTATCTTCCATGTTATGGACTTTGCCGGTGATTTTGCAGCACAAGCAGAAAACGCAATGGAATAA
- a CDS encoding c-type cytochrome: MKIILLGMLLLLIAACNQGVESPKGFSLPKGDAGQGKQAFLKYKCLSCHVADGVEDDTIERQMEPVTLGGDVHVVKTYADLVTSVINPSHRIATRYKQSAYVDDQQQSKMTNYNDIMTVKELTDIVAFLQPKYELKPINRTEYPRYFP, translated from the coding sequence GTGAAAATAATATTGCTAGGAATGTTGTTGCTGCTCATCGCAGCGTGTAATCAGGGCGTTGAGTCGCCCAAAGGCTTTAGTCTTCCTAAAGGGGATGCGGGGCAGGGTAAACAAGCCTTCTTAAAATATAAGTGCTTATCCTGTCATGTCGCCGATGGCGTGGAAGATGACACAATTGAACGTCAGATGGAGCCTGTGACATTGGGCGGTGATGTTCATGTAGTTAAAACTTATGCCGATCTGGTTACTTCAGTCATAAACCCATCCCATAGGATTGCGACCCGTTATAAACAAAGTGCTTACGTAGATGACCAGCAGCAGTCTAAAATGACTAATTACAACGATATTATGACGGTCAAAGAGCTTACTGACATAGTCGCATTTTTACAGCCAAAATATGAGCTAAAACCCATTAACCGAACCGAGTATCCCAGATACTTCCCATGA
- a CDS encoding transposase gives MPRPRKYLINLSDTPYYHCVSRCVRRAFLCGKDKQSARCYEHRRQWVEERLLLLAEVFCVDVCAYAVMSNHTHVVLRINKQKADSLSIKEIISRWHKLYKGMLLAQRYINPAESKALSEVEIATVKNLAEVYRHRLCDISWFMRLLNEYIARKANKEDGCTGHFWEGRFKSQALLDEAALAACMAYVDLNPIRACLAETPEDSAHTSIQQRIEAAKAHQQPRHLLPFTENPKDTMADGLPFRFQDYFALVESTGRHCQPKKRGKIDDPASPILSRVGMEQTDWNELVAGIEIKFKTTVSLEKLLAQRKRNVNCNSA, from the coding sequence ATGCCCAGACCACGTAAGTATCTTATCAATCTGTCAGATACCCCTTACTATCACTGTGTATCTCGCTGTGTGCGCAGAGCATTTTTGTGCGGAAAAGATAAGCAATCGGCCAGGTGTTACGAACATCGCCGCCAGTGGGTTGAAGAGCGATTGTTGCTGCTGGCTGAGGTGTTTTGCGTGGACGTCTGTGCCTATGCAGTTATGAGCAACCATACCCATGTGGTGTTGCGCATCAATAAACAAAAAGCCGATTCTTTATCTATCAAAGAAATCATCAGCCGCTGGCATAAGCTTTACAAAGGTATGCTATTAGCCCAACGTTATATCAACCCGGCTGAGAGCAAAGCACTTTCTGAGGTGGAAATTGCAACCGTTAAAAACCTCGCGGAGGTCTATCGTCATCGACTGTGTGATATCAGTTGGTTTATGCGGTTACTTAATGAGTATATTGCCCGGAAAGCAAATAAAGAAGATGGTTGTACCGGACACTTCTGGGAAGGGCGATTTAAGTCTCAGGCATTATTGGATGAGGCAGCTTTAGCAGCCTGTATGGCCTATGTAGATCTGAACCCGATACGCGCCTGTTTAGCAGAGACACCTGAGGACTCTGCACACACTAGTATTCAACAACGCATTGAGGCTGCTAAGGCTCACCAACAGCCCCGCCACCTACTCCCCTTTACTGAAAACCCCAAAGACACGATGGCCGATGGTTTACCTTTTCGGTTTCAAGATTATTTCGCCCTGGTCGAGTCAACCGGACGTCACTGTCAGCCTAAAAAGCGAGGTAAAATTGATGATCCTGCCTCCCCTATCCTTTCCCGCGTGGGTATGGAACAGACTGACTGGAATGAACTGGTGGCTGGAATTGAAATTAAATTTAAAACCACCGTCAGCCTTGAAAAACTACTGGCGCAGCGCAAGAGAAATGTAAATTGCAATTCAGCATAA
- a CDS encoding alkaline phosphatase, whose amino-acid sequence MNRNWKIACTAVAMAVSAGLQAAVLPEHQTNSAWYTDAQAKLTKKLTTNNKFKAKNVILFVGDGMGISTLTSARIHKGQLAGNPGEEGYLSFESFPYTALVKTYNVDAQTPDSAGTMTAMMSGLKTDVGVIGVDEDIERGDCSTVAGNEVITALELAEIKGLATGIISTARITHATPAATYAKSADRNWEDDSDMPEAAIAAGCVDIADQLVNFESYVEGRYTGVDIDGIEVAMGGGRRHFLPKDAAFNSPDAQSEVEGDRTDARNLIAEWQDQYENGVYVFDQAGFDAIETESTERIFALFNESHMQYEADRGNDIAGEPSVATMTRAAINVLDNNDEGFFLMVESGRIDHAHHAGNAAGALTDTLAFEQAVMTAVENTDPEETLILVTADHGHVFTIAGYPKRGNPILGKVVNVGSEEPATAADGRPYTTLGYTNGLGFRNLGDETDSDATYALDNAAGRVDLTNIDTTRPGFHQEALIPLGSETHSGEDIALHATGPGSQLAQGVVEQSVVFHLINQALDLVNE is encoded by the coding sequence ATGAATCGTAACTGGAAAATAGCATGCACAGCAGTAGCAATGGCGGTCTCGGCCGGGCTACAAGCTGCAGTATTGCCAGAGCATCAAACAAACAGCGCATGGTACACCGACGCACAAGCAAAATTGACTAAGAAACTGACCACGAATAATAAATTCAAAGCTAAGAACGTCATCCTGTTTGTGGGTGACGGTATGGGTATTTCTACCCTGACCTCTGCTCGTATCCACAAAGGGCAATTAGCCGGCAATCCCGGTGAAGAAGGCTATTTAAGCTTCGAATCTTTTCCCTACACCGCGCTTGTTAAAACATACAATGTCGATGCACAAACACCCGATTCAGCCGGCACCATGACAGCGATGATGTCAGGCCTTAAAACCGATGTAGGCGTTATTGGTGTTGATGAAGACATTGAACGCGGCGATTGTTCTACCGTGGCGGGAAATGAGGTTATTACTGCCCTTGAACTGGCTGAAATTAAAGGCCTTGCTACCGGGATTATTTCTACCGCACGTATCACTCATGCTACGCCCGCCGCAACCTATGCAAAATCGGCTGACCGTAACTGGGAAGATGATTCAGATATGCCTGAAGCCGCCATAGCCGCCGGCTGTGTGGATATTGCCGATCAGCTGGTCAACTTCGAGTCTTATGTCGAGGGCCGTTACACAGGCGTAGACATTGACGGTATTGAAGTCGCCATGGGCGGTGGTCGTCGACATTTCCTGCCGAAAGACGCAGCGTTTAACAGCCCGGATGCACAAAGCGAGGTAGAAGGCGATCGTACCGATGCACGTAACCTTATTGCTGAATGGCAGGACCAGTATGAAAACGGCGTGTACGTATTCGACCAGGCTGGCTTTGATGCTATTGAAACCGAGTCAACAGAGCGCATCTTCGCCCTGTTTAATGAGTCGCATATGCAATATGAAGCCGACCGCGGTAACGATATTGCCGGAGAGCCGTCCGTAGCAACAATGACACGCGCGGCCATTAATGTGCTTGATAACAACGATGAAGGCTTCTTCTTAATGGTTGAATCGGGTCGAATAGACCATGCTCACCATGCCGGCAACGCCGCTGGCGCCCTCACGGATACCCTTGCCTTTGAACAAGCGGTTATGACTGCGGTTGAAAATACCGACCCAGAAGAAACGCTCATTCTTGTAACTGCCGACCATGGCCACGTATTTACCATTGCCGGTTATCCTAAACGTGGTAATCCAATTCTGGGGAAAGTTGTCAACGTAGGCTCAGAGGAGCCCGCCACTGCAGCAGACGGTAGGCCATACACCACATTGGGCTACACCAATGGCCTGGGTTTTCGCAATTTAGGCGACGAGACCGACTCAGATGCCACTTATGCGTTGGATAACGCCGCTGGCCGTGTTGATTTAACCAATATCGACACAACACGTCCGGGGTTTCACCAGGAAGCACTCATTCCGTTAGGCTCTGAAACCCACTCAGGGGAGGACATTGCCCTGCATGCCACAGGGCCCGGCAGCCAACTTGCACAAGGCGTGGTAGAACAAAGCGTTGTTTTCCACTTAATTAATCAAGCCCTTGACCTTGTTAACGAATAA
- the katG gene encoding catalase/peroxidase HPI, producing MTASHPGAGKCPVIHGSNTRQNGPGTQNDYWFPDQLNLRILHQHDTKPNPHDADFNYKEAFEKLDLDALKADLHGLMTDSQSWWPADYGHYGPFMIRMAWHSAGTYRGADGRGGACNGNQRFAPLSSWPDNINLDKARRLLWPIKKKYGNAISWADLYVLTGNVALESMGLQTVGFGGGREDIWTPEEDVYWGSENQWEGNQRYSGDRDLEQPLAATQMGLIYVNPEGPDGNPDPVASAKDVRETFDRMGMNDYETVALCAGGHTFGKGHGAGDPSHVGPAPEEAPLEQMGFGWKNNYGSGKGRDTISNGIEGAWTPTPTQWDGKYFDVLLGYDWELAKSPAGAYIWHAKGLDEKDHAPDVEDDAERVKIMMTTADIGFKVDPEYRKISEHFRDNPEEFAKAFADTWYKLMHRDMGPKSRYLGKEVAEEDFIWQDPLPEADYELVSDDDIAGLKSSILDAGISVSDLVFTAWASAANYRGSDFRGGANGARIRLEPQKNWEANEPGRTGAVLILLQEIVDNFNQSQSGNVRVSLADIIVLAGNAGIEKAARDGGYDFTVPFSPGRTDATQEQTDIENFELLEPEADGFRNYIKTRFTYTAEELLIDKAQQLGLTAPQMTVLLGGLRVINTNYQQSDLGVLTTRPGVLSNDYFVNLTDMSLKWGIMSDDSDHYEARDRETGELKWRTSRVDMAMGSNGQLRALAELYAQDDAKQKFARDFVSAWVKVMDNDRFDLQ from the coding sequence ATGACAGCAAGTCATCCTGGGGCAGGTAAATGTCCTGTCATCCACGGTAGCAATACCCGACAAAATGGTCCCGGCACTCAAAATGATTACTGGTTCCCGGACCAGCTGAACCTTCGGATTCTTCATCAGCACGATACCAAACCTAACCCCCACGATGCCGACTTCAACTATAAAGAAGCCTTTGAAAAGCTGGATTTGGACGCATTAAAAGCTGATCTGCACGGCTTAATGACGGATTCACAATCCTGGTGGCCGGCAGATTACGGGCATTACGGGCCATTTATGATTCGAATGGCCTGGCATTCTGCCGGTACCTATCGCGGCGCAGACGGCCGGGGTGGAGCCTGTAATGGTAACCAGCGCTTCGCACCATTATCCAGCTGGCCGGACAATATCAATCTGGACAAAGCCCGGCGTTTGCTGTGGCCAATCAAGAAAAAATATGGCAATGCCATTTCCTGGGCGGATTTGTATGTTCTGACCGGCAATGTGGCGTTGGAGTCCATGGGTCTGCAAACCGTCGGTTTTGGCGGTGGGCGAGAAGATATCTGGACCCCCGAAGAAGATGTCTACTGGGGCTCAGAAAATCAATGGGAAGGTAACCAGCGTTACTCCGGCGACCGAGACCTGGAGCAGCCACTGGCGGCGACACAGATGGGCTTAATTTATGTTAACCCAGAAGGGCCGGATGGTAATCCTGATCCTGTGGCTTCAGCCAAAGATGTGCGTGAAACCTTCGATCGCATGGGAATGAACGACTATGAAACGGTGGCCCTGTGTGCCGGAGGACATACCTTTGGTAAAGGTCATGGTGCCGGCGACCCGTCCCATGTAGGTCCGGCCCCGGAAGAAGCGCCTTTAGAGCAAATGGGCTTTGGCTGGAAAAACAATTATGGCTCCGGGAAAGGGCGAGACACCATCAGCAATGGTATTGAAGGAGCCTGGACACCCACCCCAACACAGTGGGATGGCAAATATTTTGATGTGTTACTAGGCTACGACTGGGAGCTGGCAAAAAGCCCGGCAGGCGCCTACATCTGGCACGCCAAAGGTCTGGATGAAAAAGATCATGCTCCGGATGTAGAAGATGACGCAGAGCGTGTCAAAATTATGATGACCACTGCTGATATTGGTTTTAAAGTTGATCCTGAATACCGCAAAATTTCGGAACATTTTCGTGATAACCCCGAAGAATTTGCGAAGGCGTTTGCCGACACCTGGTACAAGCTAATGCATCGCGATATGGGACCAAAATCGCGTTACTTGGGTAAAGAAGTCGCCGAAGAAGATTTTATCTGGCAAGACCCGCTACCCGAAGCTGACTATGAATTGGTCAGTGATGATGATATTGCCGGTCTGAAATCATCCATATTAGATGCCGGTATCTCAGTTTCTGATCTTGTGTTTACGGCGTGGGCATCGGCGGCAAACTATCGCGGTTCTGATTTCAGAGGCGGTGCAAATGGTGCGCGGATACGTTTGGAGCCTCAGAAAAACTGGGAAGCAAACGAGCCAGGACGCACAGGTGCGGTATTGATATTATTGCAAGAAATTGTTGATAACTTCAATCAGTCGCAAAGCGGCAATGTTCGTGTGTCACTGGCCGATATCATTGTGTTGGCAGGCAACGCGGGTATTGAAAAAGCAGCCAGAGACGGTGGTTACGATTTTACGGTCCCGTTTAGCCCGGGGCGCACTGACGCAACCCAGGAACAAACCGATATCGAAAACTTTGAGCTGCTTGAGCCTGAAGCAGATGGCTTCAGAAATTACATCAAGACTCGCTTTACCTATACCGCAGAAGAGCTGTTGATTGATAAAGCTCAACAGTTGGGGCTGACGGCCCCGCAAATGACGGTGCTGCTTGGCGGGCTGCGGGTTATCAACACCAACTATCAGCAGTCTGATCTGGGTGTATTGACCACCAGGCCGGGCGTATTGAGTAATGATTATTTTGTGAACCTGACTGATATGAGCCTGAAATGGGGCATCATGTCTGATGACTCAGATCATTATGAAGCCCGTGACCGTGAAACCGGCGAGCTCAAATGGCGTACGTCGCGTGTGGACATGGCCATGGGTTCAAATGGACAATTGCGGGCTCTTGCCGAGCTGTATGCTCAGGATGATGCCAAACAAAAGTTTGCCCGGGATTTTGTCAGCGCCTGGGTCAAGGTTATGGACAACGACCGGTTCGATTTACAATAA